Below is a window of Deinococcus planocerae DNA.
TGGCTCCTCATCGACGGCGAGCACGCCCCGAACGACGTGCGCTCCACGTTGAGCCAGCTTCAGGCGGTCGCACCCCATCCCGTCGCGCCCATCGTCCGCCCGGTGGTCGGGGAGACGTGGCTGATCAAGCAATACCTCGACCTGGGTGTCCAGACGCTGCTCGTTCCGATGGTGGAGACGGCGGAGCAGGCCCGCGCGCTCGTGGCGGCGACCCGCTACCCTCCTCGCGGCGTGCGGGGCGTCGGCAGCGCCCTGGCCCGCGCCTCACGCTGGAACCGCGTCCCCGACTACCTGCACCGCGCCGACGACGAAATCTGCCTGCTCGTGCAGGTCGAGAGCCGCCGCGGCCTGGAGAATCTGGAGGAGATCGCCGCCGTGGAGGGGGTGGAGGGCGTGTTCATCGGGCCCGCCGACCTGAGCGCCAGCCTGGGGCATCTGGGCAGGCCGGGCCACCAGGAGGTCCAGGACGCCATCGGGCGGGCGATTGCGACCATCGTCGCCTCTGGCAAGGCGGCGGGCATCCTGTCGAGCGACGAGGCGCAGGCGCGGGGGTACATCGCCCAGGGCTGCACCTTCGTGGCGGTGGGGGTGGACGTGAGCCTGCTCGCCCGCGCCACCGGGGACCTCGCGGCGCGCTTCGGACGGGGGGGGCGGACCTCCTCCGGGTCGGGGGGCGTCTACTGAGGAACGGGCGGGGGCCCGGAGTGGGGTCACGCTCCGCCGCGCCCAGGTCCTCCAGTCGCCGGGCCAGCTTCGGCCCGCCCGCCACGTTCAGCGGGCAGACAGACCCACGGTAAAGGACCCGGGCTCCCGGGCTCTGGCCCGCTCACCCCGGGCCGCCCAGGATCGCGACGACGTAGGCGACGTACAGGGCGAGGAGCACCACACCCCGCCCGCGCCCGATCCAGCCCGCGCGGGTGGGCCACGTCACCGCGACGGTGAGCAGGCCGAAGAGCAGCCCCACCGCGACGGTGCGCCAGTCGAGCGCGATGGGGGTGATCAGAGCCGCCACGCTCACGATGAAGAGGGTGTTGAAGATGTTGCTCCCGAGGATGGTGCCCAGGCCCAGATCGGCGTGCCCGCGCCACTTGGCGATCAGGGTGGTGGCGAGCTCGGGGGTGCTCGTCGCCAGCGCCAC
It encodes the following:
- the hpaI gene encoding 4-hydroxy-2-oxoheptanedioate aldolase — its product is MSEIANPFLRALRARELQVGLWLALADPYCAEVCAGAGFDWLLIDGEHAPNDVRSTLSQLQAVAPHPVAPIVRPVVGETWLIKQYLDLGVQTLLVPMVETAEQARALVAATRYPPRGVRGVGSALARASRWNRVPDYLHRADDEICLLVQVESRRGLENLEEIAAVEGVEGVFIGPADLSASLGHLGRPGHQEVQDAIGRAIATIVASGKAAGILSSDEAQARGYIAQGCTFVAVGVDVSLLARATGDLAARFGRGGRTSSGSGGVY